In a single window of the Papaver somniferum cultivar HN1 chromosome 8, ASM357369v1, whole genome shotgun sequence genome:
- the LOC113303659 gene encoding katanin p60 ATPase-containing subunit A1-like has translation MVGTLSGLQDHLRLAREYANEGLYDTSVIFFDGAIAQINKHMSSLDDPLIRAKWMNCKKALTDEIETVKQLDTERRNLKESLGNNSSNNRRANSPPISTKGSFVFQPLDEYPTSSNAPPIDDPDVWAPPNRGDNGNRRGPNTRQMGTRKSAQDPTWARSGSTRGGAATGRGGKTTNSARSTGAGVRSSVASGTTGKKAAGSSKSNSGKSESATDESEEKKRPEYEGPDPELAAMLERDVLETSPGVRWDDVAGLKDAKRLLEEAVVLPLWMPEYFQGIRRPWKGVLMFGPPGTGKTLLAKAVATECGTTFFNVSSATLASKWRGESERMVRCLFDLARSYAPSTIFIDEIDSLCNSRGASGEHESSRRVKSELLVQVDGVNASTPGDDGARKIVMVLAATNFPWDIDEALRRRLEKRIYIPLPNFESRKELIKINLKTVEVAPDVNIDDVARRTEGYSGDDLTNVCRDASLNGMRRKIAGKTRDEIKSMAKDDISNDPVAMCDFEEALKKVQRSVSPADIERHEKWFHEFGSA, from the exons ATGGTAGGAACACTTTCAGGTCTACAAGATCATCTAAGATTAGCTAGAGAATATGCCAATGAAGGTCTTTACGATACTTCAGTTATCTTCTTTGATGGTGCAATTGCTCAGATCAACAA GCATATGAGTTCACTAGATGATCCATTAATACGAGCGAAATGGATGAACTGCAAAAAAGCATTAACAGATGAGATAGAAACAGTAAAACAATTAGATACAGAGAGAAGGAATTTAAAAGAATCATTAGGAAATAATAGTTCTAATAATAGACGTGCTAATTCACCACCAATTTCAACTAAGGGTTCATTTGTTTTTCAACCACTTGATGAGTATCCAACTTCGTCGAATGCGCCACCAATTGATGATCCTGATGTTTGGGCACCACCGAATCGAGGAGATAATGGAAATAGAAGAGGACCTAATACTAGACAAATGGGTACCAGAAAATCAGCTCAAGATCCTACTTGGGCTCGTAGTGGTTCGACTAGAGGTGGAGCTGCTACTGGTCGTGGTGGAAAGACAACTAACAGTGCTAGATCTACTGGGGCTGGAGTTCGATCGTCGGTTGCTTCTGGAACTACTGGGAAAAAAGCTGCTGGTTCTAGCAAATCCAATTCGGGCAAGAGCGAATCAGCG ACCGATGAATCTGAGGAGAAGAAGAGGCCAGAGTATGAAGGACCTGATCCTGAATTGGCGGCGATGCTTGAGAGAGATGTCTTGGAGACCAGCCCTGGAGTTAGATGGGATGATGTTGCTGGACTTAAAGACGCCAAAAGACTTTTGGAGGAAGCTGTTGTTCTTCCTTTATGGATGCCTGAGTATTTCCAG GGAATTAGAAGGCCATGGAAAGGTGTGCTTATGTTTGGTCCGCCTGGTACTGGAAAGACACTCTTGGCTAAGGCAGTTGCTACAGAGTGCGGCACAACATTTTTCAATGTTTCCTCTGCTACTTTAGCTTCAAAATGGCGTGGGGAGAGTGAACGTATGGTTCGGTGCTTGTTTGATCTGGCCAGATCTTACGCACCAAGCACAATCTTCATTGACGAGATTGATTCTCTTTGCAATTCCAGAGG GGCATCAGGGGAGCATGAATCTTCGAGAAGGGTGAAGTCGGAACTTCTTGTACAGGTAGATGGAGTCAATGCAAGCACTCCTGGCGATGATGGTGCACGCAAAATAGTGATGGTCTTGGCAGCTACCAACTTTCCATGGGATATCGATGAGGCTCTTAG GAGGAGGCTAGAAAAGAGAATATATATCCCTCTCCCGAATTTTGAGAGTCGAAAAGAGCTTATCAAGATTAATTTGAAAACTGTTGAG GTGGCCCCTGATGTTAACATTGACGATGTAGCCCGACGAACAGAGGGATACAGTGGGGACGATCTCACAAATGTTTGCCGAGATGCATCTTTAAATGGAATGAGGCGTAAGATAGCAGGTAAGACACGTGATGAAATCAAGAGCATGGCGAAGGATGATATATCAAATGACCCAGTTGCAATGTGTGATTTTGAAGAAGCTCTAAAGAAAGTTCAAAGAAGTGTTTCTCCAGCTGATATTGAACGCCATGAGAAGTGGTTCCATGAGTTTGGATCTGCATGA